A genomic segment from Canis lupus baileyi chromosome 31, mCanLup2.hap1, whole genome shotgun sequence encodes:
- the LOC140622415 gene encoding ribosomal biogenesis factor-like, which translates to MAKSKLKGQKSRNLFHIASQKNFTTKNKAKPVTTNLKKINIVSDEKVNRVNKAFVDIQRELPHFSKGLSLEPLQKQLIPQQCHVNVEAIRLMAQL; encoded by the coding sequence ATGGCCAAGAGCAAACTAAAAGGGCAGAAGTCCAGGAATCTGTTTCATATAGCCAGCCAAAAAAACTTTACgactaaaaataaagcaaaaccagTTACCACTAATCTTAAGAAGATAAACATTGTGAGTGATGAAAAAGTTAACAGAGTGAATAAAGCTTTTGTAGATATACAAAGGGAACTTCCCCATTTCTCAAAAGGCCTTTCCCTTGAACCTCTGCAGAAACAGCTGATTCCTCAACAGTGTCATGTTAATGTTGAAGCAATCAGATTAATGGCTCAGCTATAA